Genomic window (Sediminispirochaeta smaragdinae DSM 11293):
TGTTGAGCGGCTTCTGCCCGGAAGAGGACTCGAACCTCCATGCTCCATTGAGCACCAGACCCTGAACCTGGCGTGTCTACCAATTTCACCATCCGGGCATATTGTGGACAGATAGTACAAATTTCATCACGAGATGTCAAGGCGTCGGGAGGATCCTGCCTCCCGACATACACTCACTATCTATTCCCATCGTCCCCGGTCGTCTCTGTGATTATCACGAAGCGATCTGACGATCCGGCCGACCACTCTATCAAGCTGAGGTTTGAAAAAATATCCCAAAACAACTCCGACAAGAATCCAGAAAATCATTATGCATCCTCCCTGACAATTTCGATCTTGATTCCATCTTTTGTTTCGATGATCTCGTTCGGCGGGATGACGACCCTAAGGACGCCGTTTATGAAGGTTGCCTTTACCTTTTCCCGGTCGTACTTATCTTCGGGAACAAAATAGCGCTGTGCCTCAATCGCTTTGAGTTTCAAGCGCCGTTTGAAATAATGCACTTCCCCCTCAGGCTCAAGGTTCGGGCTCTTTGCCGAGAAGATCATATAGTCTCCCTGGAAACGAAGGTCCAGATCTTCTTCCCGAAATCCCGCAAGTGCGAATTCAAGGACCATGCTTTTATCGGCTGTAATGTAGACGTTAACGGGGGGATATGAGTAAGAAGGGTAAAAATCGACCTTCTCATTCCAACCGCGTTTCATCTCCTCCTGAAACGACTCGCCAAAGTTACGAGTGGCTTCAAAGACCTCGTCGAGTATCTGTCCGAGATCAATGACGAAATTCTCTTTCATACGTCACCTCTCATTGAGCGTGATATCGGTCCCTCATACGAGGCGACCAGAACAAAATAGTCCCAAACGGCGGCTATCGTTCATCTTTAATATACGAAATCCACACAAAGAAGGAAAGAAAATATGCAAGTTGAGAGAGCGTGAGCCATATGCTTGGCCAAAGCTGTCAATTCTGGTAGGCTTTTCATCTATGCCAGTACGAGTCCTTTACATAGGCGAAATCGTCGGAAAACCCGGCATCCATTGCATAAAAAAAGCCCTCCCCCTCTTGAAGGAACAACATCGTATCGACTTTGTAATTGCCAATGGTGAGGGAGCCACAGGTGGCTTTGGTATTGGAAAAAACCATTCAATCCAGATCCACAAATTGGGAGTCAATGTCATTACGGCCGGTGAAAAGGTCTACTACAAAAAGGATATGGTCACCCATATTCCGAAGTCTCCCTACCTCATTCGGGCGGCCAATTTTCCCTACGGCAACCCGGGACGGGGATGGAGGACCTATACCGCAGGGGGGATGAAACTTGCCGTAGTAGTCCTTCTCGGTCAGTCGGGGTTTCAACGAGTTCATCCGGCAAATCCTCATCTCATGCTCCCTCAGCTGGCTTCCAAACTGAGAGAAGAGCATGACGCGATCATCGTCGATTTTCATGCCTGCACGACGGCAGAGAAGGCAAACCTCTTCTATCGAATGGACGGAGAGGTAGCGGCAATCTTGGGTAGCCACACAAAGGCTTTGTCGGCAGATGGACGAATTTTACAAGGGGGAACAGCCGTTATCAGCGATACGGGCCGAACAGGAAGCCTTTTTGGTATCGGAGGACTCGAACCTCAAACAGAAATTGGCAAATTCCTTACCCAAATCCCGGAACGATCGAAAGAGTATTGGGAAGAGCTGGAGTTACAGGGTGCCGTTGTCGAAATAAACGAAAAGGGAACGGCAAACGAGATTTACACCGTCAGGTTTCCGGTTTCCACCGAAAACCGTATGGAGGATGATTCATGACGGAAACAGTAACCATAGTTTCAATTTCGGGACGACTTGCAAACGTCACTTGTTTGGAAAGCGACAGTTGCAAAGGCTGTGCCGGTAATTCATTTTGCAACGCGAAAGGACGCAGCTTCGAAGCGAAAGTTCCCAGCGAACTGGCCCAAAGCCTTATTCCGGGAGACAAAGCCGAGGTTTTGATTCCTCCCGGAAAGACCATTTTTGCAGGATTCATGGTATTGATAGTGCCGCTACTGCTTTTTATTGCGGGATTTCTGCTCGCATCAATTCTGATTCCGGACTCGGGCGAGGGGACTCAGGCTATTATGGGAATTATCGGGCTGGGACTGGGCTTTTTGCTTGCCTTTGCTTACAACAAACTGACGGGAACCAAAAACCTACCCATCGTTGTAGGAAAAGTCACGGAATAGAGGCGGAAAATTCTTTCGCCTTTGCCGAAAGGACCGAAGCCATCTCACTAAGCGGGACAATATGCTGTATATGCCCTAGCTCCGCCGCAACCTTTGGCATACCGTATACGATACTGGAAGCAGCGTCCTGAGCAATGGTAAGTCCGCCTTTGCGGTGGATTTCGCCAATCTTCCGGGCCCCGTCACGTCCCATTCCGGTCATGATGACGGCAAGAGCCCTCCCTCCGAACTCTTCAGCCACCGACTCAAAAAGTACATCGGCAGAAGGCCGATGGCCGTTTACGGGATCGGCGCTTGAAAGCGAAACGACCGCCGCAAGGCGCCGCCTGTGCACCTGGATATGAAAATTACCAGGGGCAATAAGCACCCTACCCCGTTTCACCAGATCACCTTCCTCGGCCTCTTTGACCTCCAAAGCGCAGATTCGATCGAGACTCCTGGCAAATTCCAGAGTGAAACCGGCAGGCATGTGCTGGACGACCAAAATGGGAAGGGGGAAATCGGCAGGAAGCTCGGAGAAAACGGTACGCAGGGCATTTGGGCCACCGGTAGAGATACCGATGGCACAAATTTCCAAAGGTCCGGCATCCTGCCTGGCAACAGGAGAGGCCACTTCTCTCGGTTCAAGTTTTCCGGCACCGGGAACAAGTTCGGAACGCAGGATCTCAGGAATGATAGTACGCTCTACTTTTCGAACGGGCCGTTCGGCAGGAGAGGGGATCGGCCGCTCCTGATCCCGTTTTTTCCTTTCGGCAACCGACAGAGACCGGCGGTACTGGAGGCCGTAAGCATACACCGTTTCCACCACCTGCTTCTCGACCAGGTGGATGTCTTCGCTGACGGAACCGGAAGGCTTCATGATAAAGTCGGAGGCACCGAGAGACAGCGCCTCCATGGTTATCTTTGCACCGCGTTTCGCTATGGATGAAAGAATCACAACAGGAATATCAATTCCGAGTCGCTTTCGTTCTTTTAAAAATTCGATACCGTTCATTTCCGGCATCTCGAGATCAAGGATAATCACATCGGGGTTCAGCCGCGGGATTTTTTGGAGCAAGAATTTGCCGTTCATTGCTTTCCCGACAAGCTCAAGCCCTTCCGCCTTTTCCACCATTCTGCCGACAAGATTCCTCATCAGAGCCGAATCATCACATATCATTACGGAAACGATTTCTTTATCCACAAAAAGCCTCTGCTACAAAAATTTCCGATAAATACAGGCCCAGTCGGTTTTCAAAAATTCAAATTTTGTTTCCATACCGAACAGGGATTCACTGTGCCCTATAAAAAGATAGGAATGGCGGCTGAGCGCATCCCAGAATTTATTGATGACCGCCTGTTGGGCGGCCTCATCAAAATAGATGATGACGTTACGACAGAATACCACATCGAGATTTCGTTTCCCGCTATCGTTCTTCAGATTGTGGTAATCGAAGGTCACCATCTTTTTTATTTCATCCTTAACCGTATAGCCGTTACTGACTCGCTCAAAATAGCGTTTCAAATAATGCTCGGGTACCCCGTTCATACGATTATCCGGATAAAACCCCTCTTTTGCCGTCATGAGTGATTTCAGGCTCAGATCGCTTG
Coding sequences:
- a CDS encoding TIGR00282 family metallophosphoesterase, which codes for MPVRVLYIGEIVGKPGIHCIKKALPLLKEQHRIDFVIANGEGATGGFGIGKNHSIQIHKLGVNVITAGEKVYYKKDMVTHIPKSPYLIRAANFPYGNPGRGWRTYTAGGMKLAVVVLLGQSGFQRVHPANPHLMLPQLASKLREEHDAIIVDFHACTTAEKANLFYRMDGEVAAILGSHTKALSADGRILQGGTAVISDTGRTGSLFGIGGLEPQTEIGKFLTQIPERSKEYWEELELQGAVVEINEKGTANEIYTVRFPVSTENRMEDDS
- a CDS encoding SoxR reducing system RseC family protein → MTETVTIVSISGRLANVTCLESDSCKGCAGNSFCNAKGRSFEAKVPSELAQSLIPGDKAEVLIPPGKTIFAGFMVLIVPLLLFIAGFLLASILIPDSGEGTQAIMGIIGLGLGFLLAFAYNKLTGTKNLPIVVGKVTE
- a CDS encoding Hsp20/alpha crystallin family protein, whose amino-acid sequence is MKENFVIDLGQILDEVFEATRNFGESFQEEMKRGWNEKVDFYPSYSYPPVNVYITADKSMVLEFALAGFREEDLDLRFQGDYMIFSAKSPNLEPEGEVHYFKRRLKLKAIEAQRYFVPEDKYDREKVKATFINGVLRVVIPPNEIIETKDGIKIEIVREDA
- a CDS encoding protein-glutamate methylesterase/protein-glutamine glutaminase, translating into MICDDSALMRNLVGRMVEKAEGLELVGKAMNGKFLLQKIPRLNPDVIILDLEMPEMNGIEFLKERKRLGIDIPVVILSSIAKRGAKITMEALSLGASDFIMKPSGSVSEDIHLVEKQVVETVYAYGLQYRRSLSVAERKKRDQERPIPSPAERPVRKVERTIIPEILRSELVPGAGKLEPREVASPVARQDAGPLEICAIGISTGGPNALRTVFSELPADFPLPILVVQHMPAGFTLEFARSLDRICALEVKEAEEGDLVKRGRVLIAPGNFHIQVHRRRLAAVVSLSSADPVNGHRPSADVLFESVAEEFGGRALAVIMTGMGRDGARKIGEIHRKGGLTIAQDAASSIVYGMPKVAAELGHIQHIVPLSEMASVLSAKAKEFSASIP